The following DNA comes from Sphingopyxis sp. BSN-002.
CATGCCCGCCGCATGGATCGCCGTTATTCCGGCCCGTGCATCTTCGACACCGATGCACTGGTCCGGGGACAGGCCCATGCCGTCGGCACAGGCGAGAAAAATGTCGGGCGCGGGCTTGGCATGCACCACCGCCCCTGCATCCGCGATGAAATCGAACTCGTCGGCGATACCGAGCAGCCGCACGACATCGGGGGCGTTCCGGCTTGCTGAGGCAAGGCCGATCTTCAGCCCTGCCGCGCGCAGCCCGTCGAACAGCTCGCTGACGCCGGCGAAGAGGTTGGCCGGCGAATAGGCGGCGAGCCGTTCGCGATAGATGTCGTTCTTTTCCGCCAGCATGGCGTCGAACCTCTCCGCGTCGACCTCCGCACCCGCATGTTCGAGGATCAGCCGCAAGGAGTTACCGCGGTCGACCCCCTTCAGCCGGTGATTGACCTCGCGGTCGAACGCGAAACCGTGCGCGTCGGCGAGCGCCTGCCACGCCTGATAATGATCCTCAGCAGTGTCGGTGAGCACGCCGTCGAGGTCGAAGATCACACCCTTGCGCGACGGTCGAAGCATCATGACAGGCTGCGCATCAATACGCAGCGCGCGGCCATGGTCGACGACGTCGAGCGGCTCGCCGGCAAGCAGGCGATAGGTGCAGCCAACAGCGTCGACCGCAAGCTCGATCGTGCTCCCCCGCCATTGCAGGCGGAAACTGTAGCCGTTCCACGCCGAGGGAAGCTGCGGCCGGAACGCCGGTGCCGCGCCATCGAGGCGCAAGCCGCCCCACCCCTGCGCGAGGATCAGCCAGCTTCCCGCGAGCGCCGCCATATGCAGGCCGTGCGAGGTGTTGCCATGGCGGTTTTCAAGATCGACGAACGCGCATTCGTGCATAAAGCGAAGCGCCGCCGTCTCGTCGCCGAGACGCGCCGCGGCGATTGCGAACGACACCGACGACAGCGTCGAGTCATGCGTGGTGACGCGGCTGTAATAGTCGAAATTGCGACGCTGGCGCGACAGCGGCATCTCGACCAGATCCATCGCCATCGCCTGGACGACATTGCCCTGCTTCGCGACCTGATGGCGGAAAAGGATCATCGGGTGATAGCGCATGAGCAGCGGCCCATGGCGATCGCCCGATGCTGCAAGACCCGGCAATTCGGGGCGACCCAGAAAAGCATCGTCCTGCGGATTGACGCCCAGCGCCGGGTCGACCGGCAACCACATCGCATCGGCAGCCGCGCGCCAGCCGGCAACCTCCCCGTCCTTAAGGTCGATCGCGGCCGCAAGGGCAGAGAATTCGTGGCGCGCGCGCAGCCAGTCCGCCGTATCGGCGGCATAGGCCAGATGCCGGCGCGCGATGGCATTGGTATAGAAATCATTGTCGACCAGCGCAGAATACTCGTCCGGTCCGGTCACGCCGTGGATGCAGAAGGCGCCGCCGCGGCGCGGATCGAACGCGCCGATCTCCATCCACATACGCGCGGTTTCAAACAGCATTTCAGCCGCCTCGG
Coding sequences within:
- the pgmB gene encoding beta-phosphoglucomutase, with the protein product MRLVRRGADATGAEAAALFALANGLCGVEGVIDECAVAPCAYLSDAYVSRPITYHESFPGYATATDTRVACPSPLLVRLHIDGQPVDFGTAEPTLTESVLDFATGTLQRVSRWTLGNGRTLEIAVERIVPLGGHACVASRIHIRPVDFAGGFQAWLTYGTEVDGVSGVEADDPRISARMQPQWTISSPLPGDNPSVTRFAQDVAHLAYRQHVACPTAQVAAVHAGHVVRGEMVAGDTLTIDRVVAMACARGRPVDLVAVEGATTGFDAIAEGQRSAVQAFWGKAGFAIDGDDALAEALRFDLFQLHQSASRDPNHSIGAKGLTGEGYEGHYFWDAETFMLPVLALQAPERAKTLLAYRVGKLDRARAHAKALGHSRGALYPWRTIAGDECSSHYPTGSAQYHINGDIAYALALYIAATGDEAFRAEAAEMLFETARMWMEIGAFDPRRGGAFCIHGVTGPDEYSALVDNDFYTNAIARRHLAYAADTADWLRARHEFSALAAAIDLKDGEVAGWRAAADAMWLPVDPALGVNPQDDAFLGRPELPGLAASGDRHGPLLMRYHPMILFRHQVAKQGNVVQAMAMDLVEMPLSRQRRNFDYYSRVTTHDSTLSSVSFAIAAARLGDETAALRFMHECAFVDLENRHGNTSHGLHMAALAGSWLILAQGWGGLRLDGAAPAFRPQLPSAWNGYSFRLQWRGSTIELAVDAVGCTYRLLAGEPLDVVDHGRALRIDAQPVMMLRPSRKGVIFDLDGVLTDTAEDHYQAWQALADAHGFAFDREVNHRLKGVDRGNSLRLILEHAGAEVDAERFDAMLAEKNDIYRERLAAYSPANLFAGVSELFDGLRAAGLKIGLASASRNAPDVVRLLGIADEFDFIADAGAVVHAKPAPDIFLACADGMGLSPDQCIGVEDARAGITAIHAAGMAAIGIGSEEALPDAEFNVPAIGALTVDRILSTEREAAPRAGLSNRPDKVEEISC